The Punica granatum isolate Tunisia-2019 chromosome 4, ASM765513v2, whole genome shotgun sequence genome has a window encoding:
- the LOC116205957 gene encoding protein HOTHEAD-like isoform X1 gives MMAGYQVHNRQGRYVGAASAFGMILLSIFHMGFYAASASVVPEPTYSFMRNATEAPAVSYYDYIIVGGGTAGCPLAATLSQNYSVLLLERGGSPYGNPNITNLAAFGAAMSDLSLSSPSQRFISEDGVINSRARVLGGASCLNAGFYTRASPEYVRDAGWDGNLVNESYQWGERKVAFEPTVRQWQAAVRDGLMEVGVQPYNGFTYDHIYGTKIGGTIFDEAGNRHTAADLLQYANPTGITVLLYASVHKILFGTRGTSRPVVHGVTFRDSRGIKHRAYVRPGGASEVIVSAGAIGSPQLLMLSGVGPADQLRAHNISVVLDQPLVGQGMSDNPMNAIFVPSPSPVEISLIQVVGITQFGSYIEAASGENFAGGSSARDYGMFSPKIGQLSTVPPKQRTPEVLAKAVEAMSALDAAAFRGGFILEKIMGPLSTGHLELRTRDVDDNPSITFNYFKDPEDLRRCVQGISTIERVIESRSFVNFTYDYFSMQQLLNMTVNSPINLLPKHRNSSTSLEQYCRDSVMTIWHYHGGCQVGKVVDRDYKVLGVDALRVIDGSTFNSSPGTNPQATVMMLGRYMGVQILNERLAREGSD, from the exons ATGATGGCGGGTTATCAGGTCCACAATCGGCAGGGGAGATATGTCGGTGCTGCTTCTGCTTTTGGGATGATCCTCTTGAGTATCTTTCATATGGGCTTCTATGCTGCTTCTGCTTCAG TTGTTCCAGAGCCCACCTATAGTTTCATGCGCAATGCCACGGAAGCTCCGGCGGTGTCCTATTATGACTACATCATAGTGGGAGGAGGCACTGCCGGCTGCCCATTAGCAGCGACCCTCTCCCAAAACTACTCCGTCCTCCTCCTGGAACGAGGTGGCTCCCCCTACGGCAACCCCAACATCACCAACTTGGCGGCATTCGGAGCAGCAATGTCCGACCTCTCTCTATCGTCCCCCTCCCAGCGCTTCATCTCTGAGGATGGCGTTATCAATTCCCGTGCCCGGGTCTTGGGTGGTGCGAGCTGCTTGAATGCCGGCTTCTATACACGGGCCTCCCCAGAATACGTGAG GGACGCGGGGTGGGACGGGAATTTGGTTAACGAATCGTACCAGTGGGGGGAGAGGAAGGTGGCATTCGAGCCAACGGTCCGCCAATGGCAGGCAGCTGTTAGGGATGGGCTGATGGAAGTCGGGGTACAGCCATACAATGGCTTCACCTATGATCACATTTACGGGACTAAGATCGGCGGGACCATCTTTGATGAGGCAGGGAACCGGCACACTGCGGCTGATCTGCTTCAGTATGCTAACCCGACAGGAATCACCGTTCTTCTGTACGCATCTGTGCATAAGATTTTGTTCGGGACTAGAG GAACCTCAAGGCCTGTAGTCCACGGGGTAACGTTCAGGGACTCGAGGGGGATTAAGCACAGGGCGTATGTGAGGCCGGGAGGAGCGAGCGAAGTGATAGTGTCAGCAGGGGCGATAGGGAGCCCGCAGCTGCTGATGCTGAGCGGGGTGGGTCCTGCAGATCAGCTGAGGGCCCATAACATAAGCGTGGTGCTGGACCAACCGCTGGTGGGGCAGGGCATGTCGGACAATCCAATGAATGCCATCTTTGTGCCATCACCGAGCCCGGTTGAGATCTCCCTCATCCAGGTCGTGGGCATCACGCAGTTCGGCAGCTACATTGAAGCCGCCAGCGGCGAGAATTTTGCCGGGGGATCCTCGGCTAGAGACTACGGCATGTTCTCTCCCAAG ATTGGCCAACTGTCAACGGTGCCACCGAAACAAAGGACTCCGGAGGTCCTTGCAAAAGCCGTGGAAGCTATGAGTGCCCTCGACGCAGCGGCCTTCCGGGGTGGCTTCATACTAGAGAAGATAATGGGCCCGCTCTCCACAGGCCACCTTGAGCTCCGCACGCGTGATGTGGACGACAACCCCTCGATCACCTTCAACTACTTCAAGGACCCCGAAGACCTCCGGAGATGCGTACAGGGGATCTCTACGATCGAAAGGGTGATCGAGTCGAGGTCCTTTGTCAATTTCACGTATGATTACTTCTCTATGCAACAACTGCTCAATATGACCGTGAATTCGCCGATCAACCTGTTGCCCAAGCACCGGAATTCCTCGACCTCGTTGGAGCAGTACTGCCGGGACTCGGTGATGACCATATGGCATTACCACGGAGGGTGCCAGGTCGGGAAGGTCGTGGACCGCGACTACAAGGTCCTCGGTGTAGATGCTCTCAGGGTGATTGATGGGTCCACATTTAATTCCTCTCCAGGGACTAATCCTCAAGCCACAGTCATGATGCTAGGCAG GTACATGGGAGTTCAAATATTGAATGAGAGACTTGCCAGGGAAGGTTCGGATTGa
- the LOC116205957 gene encoding protein HOTHEAD-like isoform X2 codes for MMAGYQVHNRQGRYVGAASAFGMILLSIFHMGFYAASASEPTYSFMRNATEAPAVSYYDYIIVGGGTAGCPLAATLSQNYSVLLLERGGSPYGNPNITNLAAFGAAMSDLSLSSPSQRFISEDGVINSRARVLGGASCLNAGFYTRASPEYVRDAGWDGNLVNESYQWGERKVAFEPTVRQWQAAVRDGLMEVGVQPYNGFTYDHIYGTKIGGTIFDEAGNRHTAADLLQYANPTGITVLLYASVHKILFGTRGTSRPVVHGVTFRDSRGIKHRAYVRPGGASEVIVSAGAIGSPQLLMLSGVGPADQLRAHNISVVLDQPLVGQGMSDNPMNAIFVPSPSPVEISLIQVVGITQFGSYIEAASGENFAGGSSARDYGMFSPKIGQLSTVPPKQRTPEVLAKAVEAMSALDAAAFRGGFILEKIMGPLSTGHLELRTRDVDDNPSITFNYFKDPEDLRRCVQGISTIERVIESRSFVNFTYDYFSMQQLLNMTVNSPINLLPKHRNSSTSLEQYCRDSVMTIWHYHGGCQVGKVVDRDYKVLGVDALRVIDGSTFNSSPGTNPQATVMMLGRYMGVQILNERLAREGSD; via the exons ATGATGGCGGGTTATCAGGTCCACAATCGGCAGGGGAGATATGTCGGTGCTGCTTCTGCTTTTGGGATGATCCTCTTGAGTATCTTTCATATGGGCTTCTATGCTGCTTCTGCTTCAG AGCCCACCTATAGTTTCATGCGCAATGCCACGGAAGCTCCGGCGGTGTCCTATTATGACTACATCATAGTGGGAGGAGGCACTGCCGGCTGCCCATTAGCAGCGACCCTCTCCCAAAACTACTCCGTCCTCCTCCTGGAACGAGGTGGCTCCCCCTACGGCAACCCCAACATCACCAACTTGGCGGCATTCGGAGCAGCAATGTCCGACCTCTCTCTATCGTCCCCCTCCCAGCGCTTCATCTCTGAGGATGGCGTTATCAATTCCCGTGCCCGGGTCTTGGGTGGTGCGAGCTGCTTGAATGCCGGCTTCTATACACGGGCCTCCCCAGAATACGTGAG GGACGCGGGGTGGGACGGGAATTTGGTTAACGAATCGTACCAGTGGGGGGAGAGGAAGGTGGCATTCGAGCCAACGGTCCGCCAATGGCAGGCAGCTGTTAGGGATGGGCTGATGGAAGTCGGGGTACAGCCATACAATGGCTTCACCTATGATCACATTTACGGGACTAAGATCGGCGGGACCATCTTTGATGAGGCAGGGAACCGGCACACTGCGGCTGATCTGCTTCAGTATGCTAACCCGACAGGAATCACCGTTCTTCTGTACGCATCTGTGCATAAGATTTTGTTCGGGACTAGAG GAACCTCAAGGCCTGTAGTCCACGGGGTAACGTTCAGGGACTCGAGGGGGATTAAGCACAGGGCGTATGTGAGGCCGGGAGGAGCGAGCGAAGTGATAGTGTCAGCAGGGGCGATAGGGAGCCCGCAGCTGCTGATGCTGAGCGGGGTGGGTCCTGCAGATCAGCTGAGGGCCCATAACATAAGCGTGGTGCTGGACCAACCGCTGGTGGGGCAGGGCATGTCGGACAATCCAATGAATGCCATCTTTGTGCCATCACCGAGCCCGGTTGAGATCTCCCTCATCCAGGTCGTGGGCATCACGCAGTTCGGCAGCTACATTGAAGCCGCCAGCGGCGAGAATTTTGCCGGGGGATCCTCGGCTAGAGACTACGGCATGTTCTCTCCCAAG ATTGGCCAACTGTCAACGGTGCCACCGAAACAAAGGACTCCGGAGGTCCTTGCAAAAGCCGTGGAAGCTATGAGTGCCCTCGACGCAGCGGCCTTCCGGGGTGGCTTCATACTAGAGAAGATAATGGGCCCGCTCTCCACAGGCCACCTTGAGCTCCGCACGCGTGATGTGGACGACAACCCCTCGATCACCTTCAACTACTTCAAGGACCCCGAAGACCTCCGGAGATGCGTACAGGGGATCTCTACGATCGAAAGGGTGATCGAGTCGAGGTCCTTTGTCAATTTCACGTATGATTACTTCTCTATGCAACAACTGCTCAATATGACCGTGAATTCGCCGATCAACCTGTTGCCCAAGCACCGGAATTCCTCGACCTCGTTGGAGCAGTACTGCCGGGACTCGGTGATGACCATATGGCATTACCACGGAGGGTGCCAGGTCGGGAAGGTCGTGGACCGCGACTACAAGGTCCTCGGTGTAGATGCTCTCAGGGTGATTGATGGGTCCACATTTAATTCCTCTCCAGGGACTAATCCTCAAGCCACAGTCATGATGCTAGGCAG GTACATGGGAGTTCAAATATTGAATGAGAGACTTGCCAGGGAAGGTTCGGATTGa